The DNA segment TAGGATGCAAAACCTCGTTATTtcaaaaactttattttgaacAAGTCTTGTTTGTAGAACTTATAAACTTATGTTGTCTTTTGCTACAAAACAACTTTTGACTTGTATCTTTACATTatggaatggatgaacatcgtgtaTGTTTTATATCATATAGTTTGTTTACTTACATCGTATGCTGTGGAAACCGATCAAGTCACACTACGCGCTTCCGCCTTTGACacgggtgtgacaggttggtatcagagcttcgattgtagtgaaccaggattccttctcgagtctagtctacaatcactaggatcCTCTCATGAAAACGGATTTACAAAATGcatggttttcattgcatacacaaagcACAAGATCCACTACCCAAAACGtatttcaaaaataaataaatagataatgTCCTCGCATTGTTTAGGCGACATTAATTGGGGCTTAGTCTATGTGGGATAGACTTGATAAACTAGATCGACTCACACAACTTACGTGGTTATATTTGACAAACATATAAttgtacatacatatatatataataaataatgagATTATTTATTGATATATACATACATGTTGTACGGATTATTTTTGCCTGGGTACTATAGCTTCATCTGCTAGTATTGGTGGTTACGACGACCCTGACTTTATGGATACCTCTTTGGACTAGTTCATGCACTTTGCGGAAGACGTCCCTGTGGAGGACGATGTTTTAGCCGCACCACTCCTGTTCCACGAAAGCATCATTATTGGCCATTCCGATGGCGATCATCGCGTAGCGATATTGCCAAATGTTGCGATCCACCTAACTGTTGCTCCTTTTATTATGGAGTTATTTAATGACGAGGACGAGATCCCCACCTTGCAGCTATAGGTTGAGACTCTCTGTAGGGGAATCTGGAGATGGAGCGTCATGCTGACGCAATGCCATCATCACCCCTAGCCTACCCTCCGCCATCTATTCCactaccaccatcatcaccaccacaccATACCTCACATGTTGACCTTGACATCTTCATTAGAGCACACGTCTTAGCGCTCTAACAGCAGACGAGTGCCCTTTCTTGCAGTATTTGTTTTTAAGCTTGGGGAGGAGCGTACCTATCTTCGTAGTCTAATCTTCCCTACCCCTCTCCCATCCCCCTACCCTTAAGGTATTTATTTGCAAGCACTTATGCTTGGGACTAGAAGACCCACTCTTGAGGGATATATGAAGACTACGTACTAGTTACGACACTTGAAGACCTTGAAGAACAATGTGGAGGAAAATATTTTgccacttttatatatatatatatatataaacttgcacgACCGGGGTAATGTAGCCTCGTGCCCTTTTGTTTTCTTCACAAAACAACGTATCAAGTTGTcgatatatatataaaagttcaGTATTATGTTTTCTTTATCTGCACATTGTGGTTTATTCTATGCGTGATTGAGTGGTTGTGGATTATGGATGGGTTGGATGGTGTGAtgattaatatttatttatttttttctttttttttagccGACAATATTTATCATTATTAAATATTTGTCTAACCCGTTCGTTACTTGTGTGTGGAAGACTATGGCACCGAAACGGAGGAACCTTAGGCGCGACACCTCAGGCCCTATGCCTACTACACAGGCAGAACTGAATCAGCTCCTTGAAGAGCGAATCTCGCAAGCAATCGCCCAATATGAGGCCAACCGCAATGAACACAGTGGCGGATCTGGCGGAACTGGCGGCCAAGGTCAGGGAGGCACATCTGGTGGCAACACCACAAATGGTAATAGAAAGTGTTTTTATAACAACTTAAATGTTACATCTCCTATTCTAATCGTGCGTTCTCAGGTTTGTCGTTTATATAATATGTCTATTCAACGTTTCAGGGTGCACGTACAAACAATTTCTCGACTGCAAGCCTCTCAATTATGATGGTACTGGAGGTGCAGTGGCATTTGTACGATGGACAGAGAAAACTGAGTCCACTATTCGCATGAGCCGATGCACTCCTGAACAGACAGTGGTTTACGCtacagggctatttgtggatgaagctctaacttggtggaaccttcaggttcaaactcTAGGAGACGTTGCAGCCTACGGGCTAACTTGGGAAGAATTAAAGGAACGCATGAGAGAAAAATATTGTTCTAGAGCTGAGCTGCAAAAGCTGGAGACAGAATTTTGGCACCTTGAAATGGTAGGTGCCGACGTTTCAGGATACACCCAGAGATTTCATGACTTATCACGAGTGATTCCGTATATGGTCACTCCGGAATTCAAAAGAGTCGAACGATACATATGGGGTCTTCACCGAAACGGAGGAACCTTAGGCGCGACACCTCAGGCCCTATGCCTACTACACAGGCAGAACTGAATCAGCTCCTTGAAGAGCGAATCTCGCAAGCAATCGCCCAATATGAGGCCAACCGCAATGAACACAGTGGCGGATCTGGCGGAACTGGCGGCCAAGGTCAGGGAGGCACATCTGGTGGCAACACCACAAATGGTAATAGAAAGTGTTTTTATAACAACTTAAATGTTACATCTCCTATTCTAATCGTGCGTTCTCAGGTTTGTCGTTTATATAATATGTCTATTCAACGTTTCAGGGTGCACGTACAAACAATTTCTCGACTGCAAGCCTCTCAATTATGATGGTACTGGAGGTGCAGTGGCATTTGTACGATGGACAGAGAAAACTGAGTCCACTATTCGCATGAGCCGATGCACTCCTGAACAGACAGTGGTTACGCtacagggctatttgtggatgaagctctaacttggtggaaccttcaggttcaaactcTAGGAGACGTTGCAGCCTACGGGCTAACTTGGGAAGAATTAAAGGAACGCATGAGAGAAAAATATTGTTCTAGAGCTGAGCTGCAAAAGCTGGAGACAGAATTTTGGCACCTTGAAATGGTAGGTGCCGACGTTTCAGGATACACCCAGAGATTTCATGACTTATCACGAGTGATTCCGTATATGGTCACTCTGGAATTCAAAAGAGTCGAACGATACATATGGGGTCTTCACCCCGAGATCAGGAGTCTAGTTAGCTCGGCACAACCTACCACCATAACTCAAGCTGTTACCTTAGCAGTGAGCCTCACTGAGGAGGCAGTGAGAATGGAGAAGATTCCTGCGAAGGGTTCGgaaaagaaagagactcacgtagagtctaCTAGTGGTGGAAAGCGAAAATTTTCACACTCCAACAAGGGTATGCGTGTGAACAACAACGACGGCACCAATGCTAACAAACGAAGGGAAGTAAACCCACCAAGAGGTGGCAAGGCTTTCACAGCAACCAACGAAACTAGGGGTAAAGGCTATTTAGGCACCCTGCCTAAATGCGACAAGTGTAAGTATCATCATGAGGGCCGTTGTGCAAAGTGTGATAAATGCGGTAGGATAGGCCACTATAAGGAAACATGCTGGGTAGGAAGGGGAAAAGGAAACACAAACCGTGGAGGAAATGGTAACAACAATCAAGGTAGAAATGACAACGAGAATGGAACTGGAAACAGAAAtggaaacaacaatggcaacggaAATGGAGCTGGAAAGGGGCAAGGATGCTACAACTGTGGTGACAACGGGCATTATAGGAAGGATTGCCCTAAGGAAAACCAGGCTCGTGGGAGAGCTTTTGTGATCGGAGCCCGAGATGCACGACAGGACCCGAACGttgttacgggtacgttccctataaaccaacactttgcatccgttctatttgatactggcgcagATTTTAGTTTCATATctatagaatttaagaatatacttggccTAGATTCGAGTAAACTAGATGTCCCGTATTCTATAGAATTGGCGAACGGAAAATTAGTCGAAGCGGATGAGGTTATTAAGGGTTGTACACTCGAGCTTGGGGATCGAAAATTTTCTATCGACCTTTTACCCGTTGggttgggtagttttgacgtagttgtcggaatggattggttgtccgaCAACCGGGCGGAAgtagtttgtcatgagaaaactATCCGCATCCCACTGCCAAATGAAGAAACGCTTGTAATTCATGGGGAGAAGCTTGAGACACCCCTACGAATCATTACGTGTATGAAGGCGCAAAAGTGTCTCCGAAAAGGCTGTATAGCTTTCCTCGCCCACGTAGTCGACAAGGAAACCAAAGAGCCGAAGctagaagacatccctgtcgtgaaagaatttccagaagtctttccagaagacttaccTGGACTGCCTCCACAGCgccaagtggagtttcgaattgaTTTGTTGCCAGGAGCAGCACCAGTGGCGAAATCACCATATCGGTTAGCTCCGTCAGAAATGCAGGAGTTATCTACTCAACTGCAAGAGTTACTAGATAAAGGACTCATtagaccgagtttctcaccttggggagctccggtactatttgttaaaaagaaagatggtagctttcgcatgtgtatagattatcgggaattgaacaAACTTACTATTAAAAACCGTTACCCGCTACCGagaatcgacgacttgttcgatcaactacaaggctcaagttattactccaagatcgacttgagatcgggataccatcagttgagaatacaagaagaaagcatCCCCAAGACGGCTTTTAGAACTcgttacggacattacgagtttctcgtaATGCCATTCGGCTTAACAAATGCGCCAGcggtgttcatggacctcatgaaccgcgtgtgtaagccgtatttggacaagtttgtgatcgtgtttattgacgatatcctAATATATTCACGGTCaaaggaggaacacgaacaacatctaagagCTATATTGGCGCTTTTAAAGAAGGAAAAAttgtacgcgaagttttctaaatgcgaattttggattcgcgaggtgcaatttctcggacaCGTGGTAAACGAGAAAGGAATTCATGTCGATCCGGCTAAGATCGAGGCGATAAAGAACTGGGAAGCGCCTAAGACCCCCACCGAAGTACgacaattcttgggattagcaggctactaccgaagatttatagagaatttctcaaaaattgcTCAACCGCTAACGTCCCTAACGCAAAAGGATAAGAAATTTGACTGGGGCGAGAAACAAGAGGTGGCTTTTCAGATACTGAAAGATAAACTTTGTGACGCACCTATTTTATCCTTACCTGACGGTACCGATGACTTcatggtctattgtgatgcatcgcatcaAGGTCTCgcttgtgtgttgatgcaacgggacaaagtcatcgcgtacgcgtctcgccaattgaaggtgcatgagaaaaattataccacgcatgatcttgagttaggtgcggtggtattcgcgttaaagatctggcgtcactacttatatggtactcattgtacaatctttacagatcacaagagcttacaacatatatttgatcagaaggacttgaatatgcggcaacgacgatgggtcgaattattgaacgattatgactgtgagataaagtatcacccgggcaaggcgaacgtcgtGGCGGACGCCTTGAGCCGCAAAGAACGTGCAAAACCTCTGAGGGTGCGGGCCTTAGAGATGACCATACAAACCGATCTCACCTCTCGGATTCATAATGCTCAACAAGAAGCGCTTGAACCAGAAAATATACAAGCCGAATTTTTACGAGGAATGGAGGCACAATTGGTGCCAAAGGAGGATGGAACACTGTACTTTAtgggacgaatttgggttccatTATTCGGTGACCTACGAACGATTATACTAGACGAGGCTCATAAGTCAAGGTACTCTATACATCcgggatcggataaaatgtaccaagacttaaaaggATTTTATTGGTGGCCTAAGCTTAAAAGTGACATTGCTACCTATGTCGGAAAATGCCttacatgcgccaaggttaaggcggaatatcaaaagccttcaggattactgcaacaacctgaaattcccgaatggaaatgggaacaaatctcgatggacttcattactAAGTTACCCCGAACCTCAAGAGGTCACGAcatgatttgggtaattgttgatCGACTTACAAAGTCCGCACATTTTCTTCCGATCAGTGAGAAGGATAGCACTAAGAAACTGGCTGAAATATACCTCAAAGAGATCgtggcacgacatggagtgcctgttTCTATTATATCGGACCGAGATGGtcggttcgtgtcaaggatatggcaatcatttcaaaaggcctttggatcacaactgaatcttagtacggcctttcaccctcaaacggacggccaaagtgaacggacgatacagactttggaggACATGCTACGCgcttgtgtgatggatttgggtggaaactgggatactcacttacccttagtggagttctcatacaataatagctatcacactagcattcaggctgccccgtttgaagctttgtatggacgaaagtgtcgatccccgctatgttgggcggagaCCGGGGATAAACAACTCATTGGTCCGGACTTAGTTCAGGAGACCacagacaagatcattcaaatacgagaccgtatcaaggcggctcgcgatagACAAAAGAGCTACACAGACAAGGGGCGCAAACCATTAgctttcgaggtcggagacatggtattgttgaaagtctcgccttggaagggcgtagtaaggTTTGGTAAACGTGGAAAGCTGAACCCACGCtacattggacctttcaaaatacTGGAAAAGATCGGAACCGTTGCTTACAAATTGAAACTACCAGAAGAGCTTAGTAGTGTACAcgacacgtttcacgtgtctaatctcaaGAAAAGTCCTACTCAAGAAACGGTCGTCATCCCAGCGGACGAGATACACGTTAACGACAAACTCCAATTTacagaagaacctgttgaggttacagactggaaagtcCACAAGACACGGAGGAGTCGTAGGaagttggttaaagttcgctggaaCTCGCGTCAcggacccgagtatacgtgggaacgtgaggatcaaaTAAGATCCAAGTACCCTCACCTGTTTCAAGACTCCCCTGCAACCGGTAACAcgacttgaatttcgggacgaaattcttctaacggggggagaatgtgacaactggcaaaaataatggtaattccgtacaacttaaacactcgatttaacgtttaattacgttcattacgatttaattattgcatgattagGTCGTACAAAGTCTAAAAATCATACGACATGGTTAAATATGCTAAACCATATTGAAACATTCACTGCGTCACGAGAAAAAtgcaaactatgtcctaatatgttggcaaaatgttgaaaacactattcacctgaacacactattcatgccagcaagttTTGAAAATTGTCGGAACGAGCGACGAAGGACATGAACGCACTTGGTAGatgaaatacaaataaaaatccctaattagggacGCCAAATACAAAAACACTTTAACTTTCCGGAAAATACATGTCGCTAAATTTCGTCCGAATCACGCCAAAACTGTAACAAAAATAAATTGTCCGCAACACTAAAATACGGCATTTTGATGTCCGTAGAACttgtaaataatatttacaaCTAAAATAAGCTTGGAGACATCATTGGGATATCCGAAACACAAGTTACCGGTGTTTCATCGCAACTTACGTAACTTGTCCGTTTTTTTTTATCCGGCAGACTAGTAAACAATATATCTTATCACCTTAACGCCTAAACGAAGCATCTAGTGAACTAGTGAGCGATATTTTGGTGTCGTAAGCGCCTTGAAT comes from the Helianthus annuus cultivar XRQ/B chromosome 4, HanXRQr2.0-SUNRISE, whole genome shotgun sequence genome and includes:
- the LOC110934814 gene encoding cold shock domain-containing protein 3-like, which produces MEKIPAKGSEKKETHVESTSGGKRKFSHSNKGMRVNNNDGTNANKRREVNPPRGGKAFTATNETRGKGYLGTLPKCDKCKYHHEGRCAKCDKCGRIGHYKETCWVGRGKGNTNRGGNGNNNQGRNDNENGTGNRNGNNNGNGNGAGKGQGCYNCGDNGHYRKDCPKENQARGRAFVIGARDARQDPNVVTGN